The nucleotide sequence AACCCAGGGTGAGGGGCGCCGCTATCCCCTCTCCCTTCCAGGGAGAGGCTCGCCTACGGGTTAGGGTGAGGGTCGGGGCCGGGAGCGTGCAAGCGGCGGCCCGCGGAGGACTCGTCCTACGGGGCCGCCCTACGTCATCGCAATCGCCGGGCCACGGGTTTCCCTCTCCCAGTGGGAGAGGGATTAAGGGTGAGGGCTGCCTTTGAAAAATGCGGCGGGGATAGGAACCGAGCGAAGCGAGCTACGCCTCCAGCGAATCCCCGCCCTACATGTTAGCGGCCGGGGTGAGGGTGCCGTCGGCATTCAGCCTGGCCCGACGCGGCTCGTTTTCCGCCAAATAATCCGCCGCCGACCGTCCGCCGAAGGCCTTGAAAAACGCCCGCAGCCTTTTCTCCATCCGCCCCCGCCCCAGTCCCTGGTGCAGGCGCATGAGCGGGGGCACGTCCCACTCCAGTCCGGCGAACTCGCCGGGGTCCAGCTCGTAGGGATGGCAGTAAAGGACGAATGGAGCCCGGCGCAGAGACCTCCGCGCCAGACCGCGAAAAATCATCCCCGGCAAGAGGCGCATGTAACCCCCGCCCCCGCAGGGCCAGCTCCGCCCCAGGCCCCGGTAAACCCCGAGGGGCAGCTCGACGATCTCCCCGCCGCCCGGCAGCTCCAACGAGAGCGGCTCCGGCGGCCAGTCGGAAATCCCGTACCGGCGGTGCGCGATGGGGAAGATGCTCGAGTCGTAGCGGTAGCCCGCCTCGGCGAGGGCGTCCAGCGCCCAGAGTGTGGGGCGCATCACGGAAAAATCCGGGGCGCGGTAGCCCAGCACCGGGCGGCCGGTCAACTCCTCCAGCCGCGCCTTGGAGCGGGTCACGTCGGCGGTGAAATCCGACCGCGACCCGAGGAAAATCTCCCGGTGGGCGTGGCCGTGGCCGGCTATCTCGTGGCCGCGACGGCTCATCTCCACCACCAGGTCCGGGTGGGCCTCGGCCGCCAGGCCCAGGACGAAAAACGTCGCCCGGACCCCGCACTCGTCGAGGAGGTCCAGGAGGCGGCGGGTGTTGACCGCCACCCGTCCGGTGACGGGCAGGTCATGGGACAGGGTGGACTGGGGCCAGTCCTCGATGTCCACGGTGACGACGGGGGGGCCGTGGCGGGTCATGGGCGGACGAGGGCGTGGAAATCCAGGCCGGCGCCCGGTATCTTCCACAAGTCGAGGTCGCCGAAGCCGGCCCGGTCGAAGAGCCGGCGGACGGTGTCCTCGGTGTAGAAATAAACGGGACAACGGCGCAGGCGGTACCGCAGGCGTCGAAGGGGGGTTCTTAGCCAGTGCCGGCTGGGGAAGGAGACCGCCGC is from bacterium and encodes:
- a CDS encoding DUF3473 domain-containing protein, producing MTRHGPPVVTVDIEDWPQSTLSHDLPVTGRVAVNTRRLLDLLDECGVRATFFVLGLAAEAHPDLVVEMSRRGHEIAGHGHAHREIFLGSRSDFTADVTRSKARLEELTGRPVLGYRAPDFSVMRPTLWALDALAEAGYRYDSSIFPIAHRRYGISDWPPEPLSLELPGGGEIVELPLGVYRGLGRSWPCGGGGYMRLLPGMIFRGLARRSLRRAPFVLYCHPYELDPGEFAGLEWDVPPLMRLHQGLGRGRMEKRLRAFFKAFGGRSAADYLAENEPRRARLNADGTLTPAANM